Proteins from a genomic interval of Paenibacillus sp. FSL R5-0623:
- a CDS encoding DUF5107 domain-containing protein translates to MNHVTAKSNVRIWEETRDIPTYGTGKPDKNPMFLEKRIYQGSSGKVYPHPVIDSIEDDAKMKSYRLVILENEYVRIEMMPELGGRIYRALDRTNNYDFVYYNRVIKPALVGLAGPWISGGIEFNWPQHHRPNTFGPVDYTFGSNEDGSATVWVGEIDRMYGTKMTAGFTLHPGRAYLEIHAEVYNRTSAPQTFLWWANPAVAVNDHTQSVFPPDVTAVLDHGKRDVSRFPIATGTYYKMDYSEGVDISRYKNIPVPTSYMAYKSDYNFVGGYDHGVQAGLLHVANHHISPGKKQWTWGNGEFGQAWDRQLTDEDGPYIELMTGIYTDNQPDFTWLQPYEAKSFSQYFMPYKGIGMVKNATIDAAVNLEMDETTGMVTVMVYATSVFEQVTVEVIGSTTVYLHERCNISPRELYKSSFPWSGQDEWHQLKLSVRTAEGRQLVAYQPERSEIQEVPDPATPLPLPSEIRTNEQLYLAGLHLEQYRHATYEPEPYYLEGLMRDATDIRLNIAYGTLLLRRGLFQDAEKHFRQAVQSLTWKNTNPYDSEAFYQLGLSLKLQGKQEQAYAALYKAVWSAQYQDTGYYMLAQIDTALHRNIEALNHIERSLIRNTRNYKARHLKVALLRRLGQDKQAIQYARETLELDPVEFGAAHELVLIYSRATTPSEREAGQTHEHFHRLMRGDVYNYLNLAADYADCGLWEEALTVLSYVESEIAQPYPMVGYARAYLYRQLGDVEQARECQKQGKAAPTDYCFPNTLFEFMVLQDALAVDSNDARAHYYLGNWLYDHKRYEEAITHWETSREVDAAYSTVHRNLGLAYYNKSNRPDLALAALEEAFRLDSQDARIFYELDQLRKKMGYSCEHRIKQLEDHMELVHHRDDLYIEWVTLLNMQGSHQEAWNALQTRRFHPWEGGEGKVTGQYVTALTELAKQNLEKQQPELALELLKKALVYPENLGEGKLEGAGDNPVYFYLGCAYQQLKSNQAAEESFHKASIGLNEPASAMFYNDQPPESIYYQGLAWQKLGNVKEANRRFNKLIDYAERHMHDHIRMDYFAVSLPDFLVFDDDLNQRNEEHCRYMRALGLLGLDRTSEAELELERVLEKNPNHQGAIIHR, encoded by the coding sequence TTGAATCACGTGACAGCGAAATCAAATGTTCGCATATGGGAAGAAACCAGAGATATTCCAACCTATGGTACAGGTAAACCGGACAAAAATCCGATGTTTCTTGAAAAGCGAATCTATCAGGGAAGTTCGGGTAAGGTGTACCCGCATCCTGTGATCGACAGCATTGAAGATGATGCCAAAATGAAGTCGTATCGATTAGTTATTCTTGAAAATGAATATGTACGTATCGAGATGATGCCCGAACTGGGGGGACGGATCTATCGTGCGCTGGATCGGACCAACAACTACGATTTTGTATATTATAACCGGGTGATTAAACCTGCACTTGTGGGTCTGGCAGGGCCATGGATTTCCGGAGGAATTGAATTCAACTGGCCACAGCATCATCGGCCAAACACTTTTGGTCCAGTCGACTATACATTTGGCAGTAATGAAGATGGAAGCGCTACCGTGTGGGTGGGTGAGATTGATCGCATGTATGGTACCAAAATGACCGCTGGCTTCACACTACATCCTGGCAGAGCCTATCTTGAAATCCATGCCGAGGTATACAATCGCACCAGCGCACCTCAAACTTTTTTATGGTGGGCCAATCCGGCTGTAGCTGTCAACGATCATACGCAATCTGTGTTTCCACCTGATGTAACGGCTGTGCTGGACCACGGAAAACGGGACGTATCCCGCTTTCCCATCGCAACCGGAACCTATTACAAGATGGACTATTCTGAAGGTGTGGATATCTCGCGATACAAAAACATACCGGTTCCAACATCCTATATGGCTTATAAGTCGGATTATAATTTTGTGGGGGGTTATGACCACGGGGTTCAGGCAGGTTTGTTGCATGTAGCCAATCATCATATTTCTCCGGGCAAGAAACAATGGACCTGGGGGAACGGGGAATTCGGGCAAGCCTGGGATCGCCAGTTAACGGACGAGGACGGGCCTTATATTGAATTAATGACCGGGATTTATACCGATAATCAGCCTGATTTTACGTGGTTACAGCCCTATGAAGCGAAATCATTCTCGCAGTATTTTATGCCGTATAAAGGAATTGGTATGGTCAAAAATGCAACGATTGATGCAGCGGTTAATCTGGAAATGGACGAAACGACCGGAATGGTAACCGTGATGGTATATGCGACGTCGGTTTTTGAACAAGTGACCGTTGAAGTGATAGGATCAACCACGGTATATCTCCATGAGAGATGTAATATCTCACCTAGGGAACTATATAAATCTTCATTCCCGTGGAGCGGACAAGATGAATGGCATCAATTGAAGTTAAGTGTTCGAACTGCGGAAGGAAGACAGCTTGTGGCCTATCAGCCTGAACGTTCTGAGATTCAGGAAGTTCCAGACCCGGCCACACCACTCCCGCTACCATCCGAGATTCGTACGAATGAACAACTATATCTGGCGGGTCTTCATCTGGAGCAATATCGGCATGCCACGTATGAACCGGAACCTTATTATCTGGAAGGTTTAATGCGTGATGCAACGGATATTCGTCTAAACATTGCGTATGGCACATTGCTGCTGCGTAGAGGGTTGTTCCAAGATGCAGAGAAGCATTTCAGACAGGCCGTACAATCGCTGACATGGAAAAATACGAATCCGTATGATAGTGAAGCTTTTTACCAACTCGGTCTGAGTTTGAAACTACAGGGGAAACAGGAACAAGCCTACGCAGCACTGTATAAAGCCGTATGGTCTGCACAGTATCAGGATACGGGTTATTACATGCTTGCTCAGATCGATACGGCGTTACATCGGAACATCGAAGCGTTGAATCACATCGAACGTTCGCTGATTCGTAATACCAGAAATTATAAGGCTCGGCATCTGAAGGTGGCTCTGTTACGTAGATTGGGTCAAGATAAACAGGCGATCCAATATGCGCGTGAGACACTGGAACTGGACCCGGTTGAATTTGGAGCTGCACATGAATTAGTCCTGATCTATAGCAGAGCGACTACACCTTCAGAGAGAGAAGCGGGGCAAACACATGAGCATTTCCATCGTCTGATGCGAGGAGACGTTTATAATTATCTGAATCTAGCCGCAGACTACGCGGATTGTGGATTGTGGGAAGAAGCACTGACGGTACTCTCTTATGTTGAATCCGAAATTGCACAGCCGTATCCTATGGTTGGTTATGCTCGGGCTTACTTGTATCGTCAGCTGGGGGATGTGGAGCAGGCCCGGGAGTGTCAAAAGCAGGGGAAAGCTGCTCCAACGGATTATTGTTTTCCTAATACGTTATTTGAATTCATGGTGCTTCAGGATGCATTGGCAGTGGATTCGAATGATGCGCGTGCTCACTATTACCTGGGAAATTGGTTATATGATCATAAACGATACGAGGAAGCAATCACCCATTGGGAAACTTCACGCGAGGTGGATGCTGCATATTCGACTGTACATCGGAATCTGGGACTGGCTTATTATAACAAGTCGAATCGTCCCGATCTTGCACTGGCAGCATTGGAGGAAGCTTTCCGATTGGATTCACAGGATGCCCGAATCTTCTACGAGTTGGATCAGCTGCGCAAGAAGATGGGGTATTCCTGCGAGCATCGAATCAAACAGCTGGAAGATCACATGGAGCTGGTTCATCATCGTGACGACCTGTACATTGAGTGGGTAACTTTATTGAATATGCAGGGTAGCCATCAAGAAGCATGGAATGCCCTTCAGACCAGGCGATTTCATCCATGGGAGGGTGGAGAAGGCAAGGTAACAGGACAATATGTTACGGCACTGACGGAACTGGCAAAGCAAAATCTGGAGAAACAACAACCTGAACTAGCATTGGAATTGTTGAAGAAGGCTTTGGTTTACCCGGAGAACTTAGGTGAAGGTAAATTGGAGGGAGCCGGAGACAACCCCGTTTACTTTTATCTTGGCTGTGCCTACCAGCAACTGAAGAGTAATCAGGCGGCAGAGGAAAGTTTCCACAAAGCATCCATCGGTTTGAATGAACCGGCAAGCGCGATGTTTTATAATGATCAACCGCCGGAATCCATCTATTATCAGGGTCTGGCCTGGCAGAAACTTGGCAATGTGAAGGAAGCAAACCGACGCTTTAACAAACTCATTGACTATGCGGAAAGACATATGCATGATCACATCCGAATGGATTATTTTGCGGTATCTCTGCCCGATTTTCTAGTATTCGACGACGATCTCAATCAGCGAAATGAAGAACATTGCAGGTATATGCGGGCATTGGGTCTTCTGGGACTGGATCGAACGAGTGAAGCCGAACTTGAGCTGGAGCGGGTACTGGAGAAGAATCCCAATCATCAAGGGGCAATCATCCATCGTTAA
- a CDS encoding bifunctional aldolase/short-chain dehydrogenase, translating into MVQSLWDASQASEKTTGLEQLVYRSNLIGSDRSVCNIYGGNTSTKTTVKDFRGRDVEVMYVKGSGSDLGSMEAKHFTGLGLEDIRPLIERESMSDEEMVEYLGHCMIDAKHPRASIETLLHAFLPYKHVDHTHPDAIISLCCADNGKELAKEIYGDRFVWVPYVRPGFTLSKMIAESVFSNPNAELVLMEKHGLVTWGETSEECYAQTIKIINEAEAFIEARVDEGSLFGGVKHPALAADVRRQIVSRVMPTIRGAVSDSKKMILSFDDQEDVLAFVGGADSPELSQVGAACPDHLVHTKVVPLFIDWTPNAEDIEGLKAKLVEGVAAYKEQYQQYFESNKNEGDVMFEAAPRVILIPGVGMINTGKSWALSQVSGALYHRAIAVMRGATSLGQFVSLSANESYNVEYWPLELYKLSLAPAETEFSRKVAFITGGAGGIGSETARRLVSEGAHVVLADLNLEGAQKVAQEINDQYGTNRAYALKMDVTDEEAVQSAYADVAVQYGGVDIIVNNAGLATSSPFDETSLKEWNLNMNVLGTGYFLVAREAFKLMKQQGIGGSMVFIGSKNSVYAGKSASAYSSAKALEAHLARCIAAEGGEYGIRVNTILPDAILQGSAIWNGSWRNERAAAYGIEPDQLEEYYRKRTTLLVNIYPRDIAEGIAFFASSKSEKTTGCMMTIDGGVPAAFTR; encoded by the coding sequence ATGGTACAGAGTTTATGGGATGCATCACAGGCTTCTGAGAAAACAACAGGACTTGAGCAGTTGGTTTACCGATCCAATCTGATTGGATCTGATCGCAGTGTATGTAACATCTACGGTGGTAATACGTCTACCAAAACGACAGTGAAGGATTTTCGTGGTCGTGATGTAGAAGTAATGTATGTGAAGGGAAGCGGCTCTGATCTGGGTTCGATGGAAGCGAAACATTTTACCGGACTTGGGCTCGAAGACATTCGACCATTAATTGAACGTGAATCCATGTCGGATGAAGAGATGGTTGAATATTTGGGACATTGCATGATTGATGCCAAGCATCCGCGCGCCTCTATCGAGACTCTGCTGCATGCGTTCCTTCCATATAAACATGTGGATCATACACACCCGGATGCCATTATCAGCCTGTGTTGTGCGGATAACGGCAAGGAATTAGCGAAAGAGATCTACGGTGATCGATTTGTATGGGTGCCTTACGTACGTCCAGGTTTTACGTTATCTAAAATGATTGCTGAAAGCGTATTCTCGAATCCCAATGCCGAACTCGTATTGATGGAAAAACACGGACTTGTCACTTGGGGTGAAACATCCGAAGAATGTTACGCTCAGACAATCAAGATTATCAATGAAGCGGAAGCATTCATCGAAGCACGGGTGGACGAAGGAAGTTTGTTTGGTGGTGTGAAACACCCGGCACTTGCCGCTGATGTTCGGCGTCAGATCGTATCACGTGTAATGCCAACGATTCGTGGAGCGGTATCGGATAGCAAAAAAATGATTTTGTCCTTTGATGATCAAGAGGACGTACTTGCTTTTGTGGGCGGAGCAGATTCCCCGGAATTGTCTCAGGTGGGCGCAGCTTGCCCGGATCATCTGGTACATACCAAAGTGGTACCTCTGTTCATTGATTGGACACCCAATGCGGAAGATATTGAAGGTTTAAAAGCCAAGCTGGTAGAAGGTGTGGCTGCCTACAAAGAGCAATATCAGCAGTATTTTGAGAGCAACAAAAACGAAGGTGATGTCATGTTCGAAGCGGCACCTCGCGTAATCCTCATTCCAGGTGTGGGCATGATCAACACAGGTAAGAGCTGGGCGCTTTCCCAAGTAAGCGGAGCGTTGTATCATAGAGCGATTGCCGTTATGCGTGGAGCTACTAGCCTGGGTCAATTCGTATCACTCAGTGCAAACGAATCTTACAATGTGGAATACTGGCCGCTGGAATTGTACAAATTGTCTCTGGCTCCGGCCGAAACGGAGTTCTCACGCAAAGTGGCGTTTATCACAGGTGGCGCAGGCGGGATCGGAAGTGAAACAGCACGCAGATTGGTATCTGAAGGCGCACATGTGGTGCTTGCTGATCTCAACCTGGAGGGCGCACAGAAAGTAGCACAGGAAATCAATGATCAGTACGGTACGAATCGTGCTTATGCCCTGAAAATGGACGTCACCGATGAGGAAGCCGTTCAATCTGCGTATGCTGATGTTGCGGTGCAATATGGCGGAGTGGATATTATCGTGAACAATGCCGGATTGGCCACATCCAGCCCATTTGACGAAACGTCCCTGAAGGAATGGAACCTGAATATGAATGTTCTGGGTACAGGATATTTCCTTGTGGCTCGCGAAGCATTCAAGCTGATGAAACAACAGGGCATTGGGGGAAGCATGGTATTTATCGGGTCCAAAAACTCGGTGTATGCAGGTAAAAGTGCTTCTGCTTACAGCTCAGCAAAAGCGCTGGAAGCACATCTGGCACGTTGTATTGCAGCAGAAGGTGGAGAGTATGGCATTCGTGTCAACACGATTCTTCCAGATGCCATTCTACAGGGTTCAGCAATCTGGAACGGTTCCTGGAGAAATGAACGAGCAGCTGCATATGGAATTGAACCGGATCAATTGGAAGAGTATTATCGCAAACGGACGACATTGCTCGTGAATATCTATCCAAGAGATATTGCAGAAGGAATTGCATTCTTTGCTTCTTCGAAATCCGAAAAAACAACCGGTTGCATGATGACCATTGATGGCGGTGTACCGGCAGCATTTACACGTTAA
- the rhaA gene encoding L-rhamnose isomerase, with amino-acid sequence MDNQVKQAYEAAKALYAQHGIDTDEVLNKLAEIKVSVHCWQGDDVKGFLNKDGELTGGISVTGQYPGAATTPAELRNDLEQAFALIPGKHKVNLHAIYTDTDEQVELDQIEPKHYENWVKWAKEQGLGLDFNPTCFSHEKSSDGFTLSHPDPEIRKFWIDHCKASRRIGAYFGEQLGQTCVTNVWVPDGFKDNPVDRLTPRKRLKESLDQVFAEPLNPEHNLDAVESKLFGLGSEAYVVGSHEFYMGYGLQNDTLICLDAGHFHPTEVISNKLSSLSLFTSGILLHVSRPMRWDSDHVVIMDDELLEIARELVRHDLLATTHIGLDFFDASINRVAAWVVGTRNTIKALLRAMLEPVDALKQAELEGDYTLRLALTEEFKSYPFGAIWDYYCAQQGVPVREKWITDIKTYEQDVLLQRDKSLV; translated from the coding sequence ATGGATAACCAAGTCAAGCAAGCGTATGAAGCAGCCAAGGCGTTGTATGCCCAGCACGGAATTGATACAGACGAGGTGCTGAACAAACTTGCGGAGATCAAAGTATCTGTACACTGCTGGCAAGGCGATGATGTCAAAGGCTTTCTGAATAAAGATGGGGAGTTAACAGGTGGTATTTCCGTTACAGGTCAATATCCGGGGGCTGCGACCACACCTGCAGAGCTTCGTAATGATCTGGAGCAAGCTTTTGCTCTGATTCCCGGCAAACATAAGGTCAATCTGCACGCGATCTACACGGATACAGACGAGCAGGTTGAACTGGATCAGATTGAACCGAAGCATTATGAGAACTGGGTGAAGTGGGCCAAAGAACAAGGACTCGGTCTGGACTTCAACCCAACATGTTTTTCCCATGAAAAATCAAGTGACGGGTTCACGCTCAGTCATCCAGATCCTGAAATTCGCAAGTTCTGGATTGATCACTGCAAGGCATCCCGCCGGATTGGTGCTTATTTCGGGGAACAGCTTGGTCAGACTTGTGTAACCAATGTATGGGTCCCGGATGGATTCAAGGATAATCCAGTTGACCGGTTGACACCACGCAAACGTCTCAAAGAATCGCTGGATCAAGTATTCGCCGAACCGCTTAATCCAGAGCACAATCTGGACGCGGTAGAGAGTAAGCTCTTTGGTCTGGGTTCGGAAGCATATGTGGTGGGCTCTCATGAATTCTATATGGGTTACGGTTTGCAAAATGATACGTTAATCTGCCTGGATGCGGGTCATTTCCATCCAACTGAAGTTATTTCCAATAAACTGTCTTCCTTGTCTTTGTTTACAAGTGGCATTCTGCTTCACGTAAGCCGACCGATGCGCTGGGATAGTGACCATGTGGTAATCATGGACGATGAGCTGCTGGAAATTGCCCGTGAACTGGTTCGACATGATCTGCTTGCGACCACACATATTGGACTGGATTTCTTTGATGCAAGTATTAACCGTGTAGCTGCATGGGTTGTGGGTACTCGCAACACGATTAAAGCCCTTCTCCGAGCGATGCTCGAACCTGTGGATGCCTTGAAACAAGCCGAGTTGGAAGGGGATTACACGTTGCGCCTTGCCTTAACGGAAGAGTTCAAATCTTATCCGTTTGGCGCGATCTGGGACTACTATTGTGCTCAGCAAGGCGTTCCAGTTCGTGAAAAGTGGATCACCGATATCAAAACCTATGAACAAGACGTATTACTACAGCGTGATAAATCATTGGTGTAA
- a CDS encoding beta-galactosidase yields the protein MNDIAGSQIRFILDAEDKEIRAGRMTGSGGKSPRGESYDFTNYYMTRNAKPHIPVVGEFHFSRFAYLQWEEELLKMKAGGVSIVASYVFWNFHEEQEGEFIWSGNLNLRHFVDLCGKHELPLIVRIGPFCHGEVRNGGMPDWLFSYPFEVRSNDEGYLYYAKRLYREIARQLNGCFYQEGGPVIGVQLENEYMHAGAPMDAWGYTREKYITSGRDGREHLKMLRHIAEEVGMKPMFYTATAWGKAAVPEEGTLPMLAGYAYTPWIPNQPPSREYLFRDLHMNPVEEVDYDSLEYPAAYCELAGGMQVSYHARPVVDADSVEAMTIVKLANGSNLVGYYMYHGGTNPIGKNSHMNEQALPKMTYDYQSPLGEFGRIGESYDRIRTLSMFLEAYGELLAPMGCVVPDGQQLITPENTLDLRWSVRQQAGSGFLFINNYQDHVGMPDQDIQLELHTSKGTASYPREGTMRLKSGMAAILPFHMNLNGMKIISATVQPLIRFMVNQELTAVFYAHEGMAPEYVVDATSVTNVDMPEGTVSEQGNEVVIHPIAGKDHHLRITTSDGVGIRIITLTREEALNAYRFRVDGEERLVISSSHLYMQNEMLICTSVEQSEIEVSFYPAPEHVSASEYAVSSQSKPGIFGTYTFQVSPYEPAVEVDYPKEYAATLRLDTAWPEQVDDVWVEIDYEGDVATAHIHHQMLTDHIHYGHSWMLGLKQSRHLLADHALRLSITPIRKGTTESYVNQAYVERFEGVEIGKFNEIRVRPQYRVGLVLTGVR from the coding sequence ATGAATGATATAGCAGGTAGCCAGATTCGCTTTATATTGGACGCGGAAGACAAAGAGATTCGTGCGGGTCGCATGACTGGCAGTGGCGGCAAAAGCCCACGAGGGGAATCGTACGATTTTACCAACTATTATATGACTCGTAATGCTAAACCCCATATTCCCGTGGTAGGTGAATTTCATTTCTCCAGATTCGCTTACTTGCAGTGGGAAGAAGAATTACTGAAGATGAAGGCAGGCGGGGTGAGCATTGTCGCTTCGTATGTTTTCTGGAATTTTCACGAGGAGCAGGAAGGCGAATTTATTTGGTCAGGAAATCTGAATTTGCGGCACTTTGTGGATCTGTGTGGCAAACATGAGCTGCCGCTGATTGTGCGAATTGGTCCATTCTGTCATGGGGAAGTGCGTAATGGGGGGATGCCGGATTGGCTATTCAGTTATCCTTTCGAAGTCAGGTCGAACGATGAAGGGTATCTATATTACGCCAAGCGATTATATCGGGAGATTGCCCGTCAGCTCAACGGCTGTTTTTATCAGGAGGGTGGCCCTGTGATCGGGGTACAGTTGGAAAATGAGTATATGCACGCTGGCGCACCCATGGATGCCTGGGGGTATACCCGCGAAAAATACATTACCTCCGGCCGGGATGGACGAGAACATCTGAAGATGCTTCGCCATATTGCCGAAGAAGTCGGTATGAAGCCGATGTTCTATACTGCCACGGCCTGGGGCAAAGCTGCGGTGCCTGAAGAAGGAACGTTGCCTATGCTCGCGGGGTATGCATACACACCATGGATTCCCAATCAGCCTCCAAGCCGGGAGTATTTATTCCGGGATCTGCATATGAATCCTGTGGAAGAAGTGGATTATGACAGTCTGGAGTATCCTGCTGCGTATTGCGAGCTTGCTGGGGGCATGCAGGTCAGTTATCACGCTCGTCCGGTTGTTGATGCGGACAGTGTCGAGGCGATGACCATTGTGAAACTTGCGAACGGAAGCAATCTGGTTGGGTATTATATGTATCACGGAGGGACCAATCCGATAGGCAAAAATTCACATATGAACGAACAGGCATTGCCGAAAATGACATATGATTACCAATCTCCACTCGGGGAATTTGGACGTATTGGTGAATCGTATGACCGCATTCGTACCTTGTCCATGTTCCTCGAGGCATACGGTGAGTTGCTTGCGCCAATGGGTTGTGTTGTACCGGATGGTCAACAATTGATAACCCCGGAGAACACGTTGGATTTGCGCTGGTCTGTTCGGCAACAAGCAGGCTCTGGATTTCTGTTCATAAATAATTATCAGGATCATGTGGGGATGCCTGATCAAGATATCCAATTGGAACTGCATACCAGCAAAGGGACTGCTTCTTATCCCAGAGAAGGAACGATGCGGCTGAAATCCGGCATGGCGGCCATTCTGCCTTTCCATATGAATCTGAATGGAATGAAGATCATTAGTGCTACCGTTCAGCCACTGATCCGATTCATGGTAAATCAGGAGCTTACAGCTGTCTTTTATGCCCATGAAGGTATGGCGCCTGAGTATGTTGTTGATGCAACATCTGTTACAAATGTGGATATGCCCGAAGGTACAGTATCTGAGCAGGGAAATGAGGTTGTGATACACCCGATTGCCGGCAAGGACCATCATCTACGAATCACGACATCGGATGGGGTGGGAATACGAATCATTACGTTGACCCGTGAAGAGGCCTTGAATGCCTACCGTTTCCGTGTGGACGGAGAAGAAAGGCTTGTAATTAGCAGCAGTCATCTGTATATGCAGAATGAGATGCTCATATGTACATCTGTGGAGCAATCAGAGATCGAGGTATCCTTCTATCCGGCTCCAGAGCATGTTTCAGCTTCCGAATATGCTGTGTCATCACAGTCGAAGCCGGGAATATTCGGTACGTATACATTCCAAGTTTCGCCTTACGAGCCTGCTGTAGAGGTTGATTACCCCAAAGAGTATGCAGCAACACTGAGATTGGACACAGCGTGGCCGGAACAAGTAGATGACGTGTGGGTTGAGATTGATTATGAAGGAGACGTTGCAACAGCACATATTCATCATCAGATGTTAACGGATCATATTCACTATGGACACAGCTGGATGCTTGGTTTGAAGCAATCCCGTCATTTGCTGGCTGATCACGCGCTTCGTCTGTCTATAACCCCAATTCGAAAAGGGACGACTGAGAGTTATGTTAATCAGGCTTATGTGGAGCGGTTTGAGGGCGTGGAGATCGGGAAGTTTAATGAGATTCGGGTGAGACCACAGTATCGGGTTGGGTTGGTACTGACGGGTGTTAGGTGA
- a CDS encoding glycoside hydrolase family 5 protein translates to MVNLKKCTIFTVIAALMFIVLGSAAPKASAATGFYVSGNKLYDSTGKAFVMRGVNHGHSWFKNDLNTAIPAIAKTGANTVRIVLSNGSLYTKDDLNAVKNIINVVNQNKMIAVLEVHDATGKDDYNSLDAAVDYWISIKEALIGKEDRVIVNIANEWYGTWNGSAWADGYKKAIPKLRNAGIKNTLIVDAAGWGQFPQSIVDYGQSVFAADSQKNTVFSIHMYEYAGKDAATVKANMENVLNKGLALIIGEFGGYHTNGDVDEFAIMRYGQEKGVGWLAWSWYGNSSGLNYLDMATGPNGSLTSFGNTVVNDTYGIKNTSQKAGIF, encoded by the coding sequence ATGGTTAATCTGAAAAAGTGTACAATCTTCACGGTTATTGCTGCTCTCATGTTCATTGTATTAGGGAGTGCAGCACCCAAAGCATCTGCTGCTACAGGATTTTATGTAAGCGGTAACAAGTTATACGATTCCACAGGCAAGGCTTTTGTCATGAGAGGTGTTAATCACGGACATTCCTGGTTCAAGAATGATCTGAATACCGCTATCCCTGCCATCGCCAAAACAGGTGCCAATACGGTACGTATTGTTCTTTCGAATGGTAGCCTGTACACCAAAGATGATCTGAACGCTGTTAAAAATATTATTAATGTGGTTAACCAAAATAAAATGATAGCTGTACTCGAGGTACATGACGCCACAGGGAAAGATGACTATAATTCGTTGGATGCGGCAGTGGACTACTGGATTAGCATTAAGGAAGCTTTGATTGGCAAAGAAGATCGGGTCATCGTCAACATCGCCAATGAATGGTATGGGACGTGGAATGGAAGTGCATGGGCTGATGGGTACAAAAAAGCCATTCCGAAACTCCGAAATGCGGGAATTAAAAATACGCTAATTGTAGATGCAGCCGGATGGGGACAGTTCCCTCAATCCATCGTGGATTATGGACAAAGTGTATTTGCAGCCGATTCTCAAAAAAATACGGTCTTCTCCATTCATATGTATGAGTATGCTGGCAAAGATGCTGCAACGGTCAAAGCCAATATGGAAAATGTGCTGAACAAAGGATTGGCTCTGATCATTGGTGAATTCGGGGGATATCACACAAACGGTGATGTGGACGAATTTGCCATCATGAGATATGGTCAGGAAAAAGGGGTAGGCTGGCTTGCCTGGTCGTGGTACGGAAACAGTTCCGGTCTGAACTATCTGGACATGGCTACAGGTCCGAACGGAAGCTTGACCAGCTTTGGTAACACCGTCGTTAATGACACGTATGGTATTAAAAACACTTCCCAAAAAGCGGGGATTTTCTAA